A portion of the Candidatus Zixiibacteriota bacterium genome contains these proteins:
- a CDS encoding FAD:protein FMN transferase: MILLLLSMSVALYISCGEEQRTASPVTFGGQTMGTLYSVKIVDHSTKTNEQLNELHDGVDDILSEINRQMSAYDSLSEISAFNRSHDTTWFDVSTDFAVVLDSSLQFCRLSNGALDITIAPLVNLWGFGPENVPQKIPAQAQLDKTLNEIGYEKLEVRLSPPAVRKLSGDISCDLAAVAKGYAVDQIAAYLSGKGITDFLVEVGGEIKASGSNQDNLAWRVGIKTPDTTDAIQRSLALQNRAMASSGSYLNYFEKDGVRYSHLIDPRTGLPIRHHLVSVSVVHQSCFYADAMATAISVAGPSEGYELAVRLKLAVLLIVREHDRFTELMTAEFEQLLARDS, from the coding sequence ATGATTTTGCTGCTCTTATCGATGTCAGTAGCCCTGTACATTTCATGCGGGGAAGAACAGCGGACGGCGTCACCAGTTACGTTCGGGGGTCAGACGATGGGGACGTTGTATTCGGTTAAGATTGTCGATCACAGCACAAAGACCAACGAACAATTGAATGAACTGCATGACGGTGTCGATGATATTCTCTCTGAGATAAACCGCCAGATGTCGGCTTATGATTCGCTATCAGAGATCAGCGCCTTCAATCGTTCGCATGATACGACGTGGTTCGATGTATCAACGGATTTTGCAGTTGTCCTCGATAGTTCACTTCAATTCTGTCGTCTATCGAACGGGGCGCTCGATATTACCATAGCGCCGTTGGTAAATCTCTGGGGATTCGGACCTGAGAATGTCCCGCAGAAGATACCGGCACAGGCACAACTCGACAAGACTCTGAACGAAATCGGCTATGAAAAACTCGAGGTAAGGCTGTCGCCGCCGGCCGTCAGAAAACTCAGTGGTGATATTTCGTGTGATCTGGCCGCCGTTGCCAAAGGGTACGCCGTCGATCAGATCGCTGCGTATCTCAGCGGGAAAGGAATTACCGATTTTCTGGTTGAAGTGGGCGGTGAGATAAAGGCGTCCGGATCTAATCAGGACAATCTGGCTTGGCGTGTGGGGATAAAAACCCCGGATACTACCGATGCAATTCAAAGGTCTCTCGCTCTTCAAAATCGCGCAATGGCGTCCTCGGGTTCGTATTTGAATTACTTTGAGAAAGATGGTGTACGTTACTCGCACCTGATCGATCCGCGCACCGGTCTGCCGATTCGGCACCATCTCGTTTCGGTGTCGGTCGTGCACCAATCTTGTTTCTATGCGGACGCTATGGCGACCGCTATCAGCGTGGCCGGTCCCAGCGAGGGGTACGAACTGGCGGTGCGACTGAAGCTGGCTGTCTTGCTTATTGTACGGGAGCATGATCGCTTCACCGAACTGATGACAGCCGAGTTCGAGCAGTTGCTTGCCCGGGACAGTTAG
- a CDS encoding CHAT domain-containing protein: MGTGLVVLSARQTGIGEFQSGEGVIGLRRAFRHAGAWFFVMSMFAVPDESTHPVFWGGFILAGGPD; encoded by the coding sequence GTGGGTACCGGCCTTGTCGTCCTCTCCGCCCGCCAGACCGGGATCGGAGAGTTTCAGAGCGGGGAAGGCGTGATTGGCCTGAGGCGGGCCTTCCGGCACGCCGGTGCCTGGTTTTTTGTCATGAGCATGTTCGCCGTACCGGACGAATCAACTCATCCCGTGTTCTGGGGTGGTTTCATCCTAGCAGGCGGCCCCGACTGA
- a CDS encoding TetR/AcrR family transcriptional regulator encodes MTQRTTKAVNTRRRILNAAFREITTKGYIGANINKIVAASGVTKGALYYYFKSKHELAMAVIDEVIGSKVLGEWLKPLSEFANPIDGLRRIVNDTLANRDVDDVDSSALMMRLTLGTASIDRAFRQQLKHMHETVLRVTSEKLSIGKRRNLVRSSVDPTAVATQFVAFLTGTIYLATAFQDSAHLRDGQLSLHNWLDTMRTRRSRS; translated from the coding sequence ATGACACAAAGAACAACAAAGGCAGTAAACACCAGACGGCGAATACTGAACGCCGCCTTTCGCGAGATAACCACTAAAGGATACATCGGCGCCAACATAAACAAGATTGTCGCGGCATCGGGCGTTACCAAGGGTGCGCTGTACTACTACTTCAAAAGCAAGCACGAACTGGCGATGGCCGTGATAGACGAAGTAATCGGCAGCAAGGTACTGGGGGAATGGCTCAAGCCTCTGTCCGAATTTGCCAACCCGATCGACGGACTGAGGCGAATAGTCAACGACACGCTCGCCAACAGAGATGTCGATGATGTGGACTCAAGCGCCCTGATGATGCGGCTGACGCTGGGAACGGCATCCATTGACAGGGCCTTTCGGCAGCAACTGAAACACATGCATGAGACCGTACTCCGGGTAACATCGGAGAAGCTCAGTATCGGCAAGCGAAGGAACCTGGTAAGATCATCGGTCGACCCAACAGCAGTGGCAACTCAGTTCGTTGCCTTTCTGACCGGTACAATATATCTGGCCACGGCATTTCAGGACAGCGCCCATCTTCGGGACGGACAGCTCTCGTTGCACAATTGGCTGGACACAATGCGGACCCGCCGCTCACGCAGTTGA
- a CDS encoding outer membrane beta-barrel protein: MKRITLLTVAVFALLIIYAPAEAIDQTGKIGFGVNGGLTIPVAGDLSGDSTIADYFGLGPAFGVHVKYGVMKEVSLEAGFRYTFLKIKDDANTFLPDEPNIVAPEIYLDGIVNFGPFFRNPNNSINPFVKAGVGLIPWKYTEDGAGGDAIVLGNDEEFKKTSLGMNFGGGLEVFATPDLSIFAEGRYLMVFSEDEDKFGADFGNMGNVNISVGLTYYLPVSSR; this comes from the coding sequence GTGAAACGCATAACTCTGTTGACAGTGGCGGTGTTCGCACTGCTGATCATCTACGCGCCGGCAGAGGCAATTGACCAGACCGGCAAGATTGGCTTCGGTGTTAACGGCGGGCTTACGATTCCGGTTGCCGGTGATTTGAGCGGCGACAGCACGATTGCCGACTACTTCGGTCTGGGCCCGGCTTTTGGCGTCCACGTCAAATACGGTGTAATGAAGGAGGTCTCGCTGGAGGCCGGCTTCCGTTACACCTTCCTGAAGATCAAGGATGATGCGAACACTTTCCTGCCGGACGAGCCGAACATTGTCGCCCCGGAGATCTACCTGGACGGCATCGTGAACTTCGGTCCTTTCTTCAGAAACCCGAACAACTCGATCAACCCGTTCGTCAAAGCGGGAGTGGGTTTGATTCCCTGGAAATACACCGAGGACGGCGCCGGCGGCGACGCCATTGTATTGGGCAACGACGAGGAATTCAAGAAGACCAGCCTCGGAATGAACTTCGGTGGTGGTCTCGAAGTCTTCGCCACTCCCGACCTGTCAATTTTCGCCGAGGGCCGCTACTTGATGGTCTTCAGTGAGGACGAGGACAAGTTCGGGGCTGACTTTGGCAACATGGGTAATGTCAACATCAGTGTTGGCCTTACCTACTATCTCCCCGTGTCCAGCCGATAG
- a CDS encoding TolC family protein: MMKKTILLSISLILLSALSLGAKEYTLTEYLDLVERNSKELKLARQDLEIADATKAEAVSGALPHVSAQAGYTRNLSDMYMYMDMGALTDDESAGTSKFPITRNNEFSAYVTASQTLFSGAVYNAVRAARQYRKLSDFVYDASYQEIITSAKKAFHQALLLRVVLEVTQASQQNAYENYQDVSKAFDNGLASQFGLLQAEVRYKEMIPQTTEAERNYSIALINLKNLAGIPLEEEIGLAGNLDAYPDLPTMKPLDAVLESRPDFNALLWEEKLRATNVSAEKSAFLPTLTGSLSYVFSSQSDRWRFDEKNDNYTLGLTLSVPIFTGGATKAKVQKARIELDRTRISIDRARDMIELEQENIRLRLEEAYNRIASAKAALTAAQKAFDIAEATSKVGLSTQLELKDSRTMLDLATTGYYSAVYEYLDAYFDYEKSMGAAVSSASM; encoded by the coding sequence ATGATGAAAAAGACAATACTACTTTCGATCAGCCTTATTCTGCTGTCGGCTCTGTCGCTCGGAGCCAAGGAGTACACGCTCACCGAATACCTTGATCTGGTTGAACGCAACAGCAAAGAGCTGAAGTTGGCTCGACAGGATCTTGAGATTGCGGACGCCACCAAGGCGGAAGCTGTTTCAGGGGCGCTGCCACACGTGTCCGCTCAGGCCGGCTACACGCGCAACCTGTCAGACATGTATATGTATATGGATATGGGGGCATTAACCGACGATGAAAGCGCCGGGACATCGAAATTCCCGATCACGCGCAACAACGAATTCAGTGCCTATGTCACAGCCAGCCAGACTCTGTTCAGCGGCGCCGTATACAATGCCGTGAGGGCCGCCCGGCAATACCGCAAGCTGTCGGATTTTGTCTACGATGCCTCTTACCAGGAGATCATCACCTCGGCCAAGAAGGCCTTCCACCAGGCATTGCTTCTGCGGGTGGTCCTGGAGGTCACTCAGGCATCACAGCAGAACGCTTATGAAAACTATCAGGACGTCAGCAAAGCCTTTGACAACGGACTGGCATCCCAGTTCGGACTCCTGCAAGCGGAGGTGCGCTACAAGGAAATGATCCCGCAGACCACCGAGGCCGAACGCAATTACAGCATAGCCCTGATCAACTTGAAGAATCTGGCCGGTATTCCTCTGGAGGAGGAGATCGGTCTCGCCGGCAACCTGGACGCCTATCCTGACCTGCCCACGATGAAACCGCTCGATGCGGTACTGGAGAGCCGGCCCGACTTCAACGCCTTGTTGTGGGAAGAAAAGCTGCGCGCCACAAACGTCAGTGCCGAGAAGTCCGCCTTCCTGCCTACCCTCACCGGCAGTCTTTCCTATGTCTTTTCGTCCCAGTCCGATCGCTGGAGATTCGACGAAAAGAATGACAACTACACTCTGGGCCTGACCCTGTCAGTGCCAATCTTCACCGGTGGCGCCACCAAGGCCAAGGTGCAGAAAGCCAGGATCGAACTGGATAGGACCAGAATCAGTATCGACCGGGCCAGAGACATGATCGAGTTGGAGCAGGAGAATATCCGTCTTCGGCTTGAAGAAGCCTACAACAGGATTGCATCCGCCAAAGCCGCATTGACGGCGGCCCAGAAGGCATTCGATATCGCCGAGGCAACATCGAAAGTCGGCCTGAGCACGCAACTGGAACTGAAGGACAGCCGCACGATGCTCGACCTGGCGACGACGGGCTACTACTCGGCCGTATATGAGTACCTGGATGCCTATTTCGATTACGAGAAGAGTATGGGAGCAGCGGTATCATCCGCAAGCATGTGA
- a CDS encoding efflux RND transporter permease subunit, which produces MFLSDISIKRPIMMSMLLIVFMLFGALAFFGMPLDLMPDIEIPYIAVQTAYSGAGPKDIEIQITKKVEDAVSSVSQIDQVSSWSMEGFSMVLVQFEMGKDVNIAKQEVKDKIDAVMDEFPDDAERPTVEKIDLQEMPVVEIILSGDLPATELWDLADKKIKDRLAQIEGVARAEISGGQERELQVILDDRVVFQNNISLSQLSEILGAQNLDMPGGHFEKQTQEYTVRLSGEFGSVEELANLEIPTSFGIKRLKDIATVVDAGAEVRERTSFYNRLENISDPTVVLISLVKTSEGNTVEVARSAYELLPELEASLPAGCKLDVIIDRSTFIDSTVDDTITNIILGILLTGLVLFLFLHDVRSTIIVALAMPTSILSAFMLMSMMDYTKNAVTLMALSTSVGILVTNSVVVIENIFRHKTMGKNKKEAASVGTSQTVVAVLASTATNIAVFLPIANMSGILGQIFEAYALTVTFATLFSLLVSFTLTPMLAALILADNGNRRRATGDWFESMNRKWEQGYRRLLSVILGNRRLSLTVIVTAVLLLVGTFLISGNVGFEFVPTMDEGDIRIEAELPIGYSLDETADALMHIEERLKEYPSVKFVVTELGAVSRVSEGSNMAAMSVKLVDVAERDLTTDETANLLIQDLSDIPNIQLRISATSSMGMSGQAPIQFNLQGQDMAVLETYKEEILSRIKDIPGLVNLNTSSRSGKPEISIVPDRTKLADAGLTVYDIGMQLRGALTGLVATQYRDQGEEYDVRVMISDASMDTPEEVANLPVTSQGTVYTLAQLADVQYTGGVSTILHIDKYKTIQFSGYPTAGVPLGDITSEIDRRVADLSLMPGYKTEWAGSAELMNEAIVDMLTALILAVVLTYMLLAAILESLRQPLLVLGTFPLALIGVIGAMVLTGATMNIFAMMAVIMLLGIVVNNAILILDYANELMRDHGMSVTEALLEACPVKLRPIIMSSVAIMLGMLPMALGIGASGREIRQPMGIVTIGGLLVSTILTLVVIPTLVNLTSKSKEPAAAVQTVDGSR; this is translated from the coding sequence ATGTTTCTATCCGATATATCGATCAAGCGGCCCATCATGATGAGCATGCTCCTGATCGTGTTCATGCTCTTCGGCGCCCTTGCCTTCTTCGGCATGCCGCTGGACCTGATGCCGGACATTGAAATACCGTATATCGCCGTACAGACGGCGTACTCCGGCGCCGGGCCGAAGGATATCGAGATCCAGATCACAAAGAAAGTGGAAGACGCCGTTTCATCGGTGAGCCAGATCGACCAAGTCAGTTCGTGGTCGATGGAAGGCTTCTCGATGGTCCTTGTGCAATTCGAGATGGGCAAGGACGTCAATATAGCCAAGCAGGAAGTGAAGGACAAGATCGACGCCGTTATGGACGAGTTCCCCGATGACGCCGAACGTCCGACGGTTGAGAAGATTGATCTCCAGGAGATGCCGGTCGTCGAGATCATACTCTCCGGTGATCTTCCGGCCACCGAGCTGTGGGACCTGGCCGACAAGAAGATCAAGGACCGGCTGGCCCAGATCGAAGGCGTTGCCCGGGCCGAGATCTCCGGCGGCCAGGAGCGTGAACTCCAGGTCATTCTGGACGACCGCGTGGTGTTCCAGAATAACATATCGTTATCTCAACTGTCGGAGATACTGGGCGCCCAAAATCTCGATATGCCGGGTGGACACTTTGAGAAGCAGACTCAGGAGTACACTGTTCGTCTGAGTGGCGAATTCGGTTCGGTGGAAGAGCTGGCAAACCTGGAAATACCGACCTCGTTCGGCATCAAACGACTCAAGGACATTGCCACGGTTGTGGATGCCGGGGCCGAAGTGCGCGAACGCACCTCGTTCTATAACCGGCTCGAGAATATCAGCGACCCCACTGTGGTCCTCATCAGCCTGGTCAAGACGTCCGAAGGGAACACGGTCGAGGTTGCCCGTTCGGCCTACGAATTGTTGCCCGAACTGGAGGCGTCCCTGCCCGCCGGCTGCAAGCTTGACGTCATCATTGACAGGTCGACATTCATCGACAGCACCGTCGACGACACCATCACCAACATCATTCTGGGCATCCTTCTGACCGGCCTGGTGCTGTTTCTGTTCCTCCATGATGTTCGGTCGACCATTATTGTCGCTCTGGCCATGCCGACCTCGATCCTCTCGGCCTTCATGCTGATGAGCATGATGGATTACACCAAGAACGCGGTCACGCTCATGGCCCTGTCCACCTCGGTCGGAATCCTCGTTACAAACTCCGTGGTGGTTATCGAGAACATCTTTCGCCACAAGACAATGGGAAAGAACAAGAAGGAGGCCGCGTCGGTCGGCACCTCGCAAACGGTCGTGGCTGTGCTGGCCTCAACCGCCACCAACATCGCCGTCTTCCTCCCGATCGCCAACATGAGCGGCATCCTCGGCCAGATCTTCGAGGCGTACGCCCTCACGGTGACATTCGCGACCCTCTTCTCCCTGCTGGTCTCATTCACTCTGACACCGATGCTGGCTGCCCTTATTCTCGCGGACAACGGCAACCGGCGACGCGCCACCGGCGACTGGTTCGAGTCGATGAACAGAAAGTGGGAGCAGGGCTACCGCCGACTGTTGAGCGTGATCCTCGGCAATCGGAGACTGTCGCTGACCGTAATCGTCACCGCCGTCCTGCTGCTGGTCGGCACATTCCTCATCTCCGGCAATGTCGGCTTCGAGTTCGTACCGACCATGGACGAGGGTGACATTCGGATCGAGGCGGAACTGCCGATCGGATACAGCCTGGATGAGACGGCCGATGCCCTCATGCACATTGAGGAGCGCCTGAAAGAGTACCCATCGGTCAAGTTCGTTGTGACGGAGTTGGGTGCTGTCAGTCGCGTGAGCGAGGGGAGCAACATGGCGGCAATGTCAGTGAAGCTGGTCGACGTCGCTGAACGTGACCTGACGACGGACGAGACGGCCAATTTGCTGATCCAGGATCTGTCGGACATACCCAATATCCAGTTGCGCATCAGCGCCACATCGTCCATGGGAATGAGCGGCCAGGCCCCGATCCAGTTCAATCTTCAGGGCCAGGATATGGCCGTTCTGGAAACCTACAAGGAGGAGATCCTCAGCCGCATCAAGGATATTCCCGGGCTGGTCAATCTCAACACCAGCAGTCGATCGGGCAAACCGGAGATCAGCATCGTCCCCGACCGGACCAAGTTGGCCGATGCCGGTCTGACGGTCTATGACATCGGCATGCAGCTCCGCGGAGCGCTGACCGGTCTGGTGGCGACCCAGTACCGCGATCAGGGTGAGGAGTATGATGTCCGCGTGATGATCAGCGATGCCTCGATGGACACTCCCGAAGAAGTCGCCAACCTTCCGGTGACGAGTCAGGGCACCGTGTATACTCTGGCCCAGCTCGCCGATGTTCAGTACACGGGTGGGGTGAGCACAATCCTGCACATCGACAAATACAAGACCATCCAGTTTTCCGGCTATCCTACGGCGGGTGTACCGCTGGGCGATATCACCAGCGAAATCGATCGGAGAGTCGCTGATTTGAGCCTCATGCCCGGATACAAAACCGAGTGGGCCGGCTCAGCCGAACTGATGAACGAGGCGATTGTCGATATGCTGACCGCCCTGATCCTGGCTGTCGTTCTGACCTACATGCTCCTGGCGGCGATCCTGGAAAGCCTCAGGCAGCCGCTGCTGGTATTGGGGACTTTCCCCCTGGCCCTGATCGGCGTGATAGGTGCGATGGTTCTCACCGGCGCCACCATGAATATCTTCGCCATGATGGCCGTGATCATGTTACTGGGAATCGTGGTTAACAACGCAATCCTCATCCTCGATTACGCCAATGAGTTGATGCGCGATCACGGCATGTCAGTCACCGAGGCCCTGCTGGAAGCGTGCCCCGTGAAACTGCGACCGATTATCATGTCCTCGGTGGCGATCATGCTCGGAATGCTGCCCATGGCACTGGGGATCGGGGCATCCGGCCGCGAGATACGTCAGCCCATGGGTATCGTAACCATCGGCGGCCTGCTGGTATCAACCATACTAACGCTGGTGGTGATTCCAACCCTGGTCAATCTGACTTCAAAATCCAAAGAGCCCGCAGCGGCAGTTCAGACTGTGGATGGGAGCAGATGA
- a CDS encoding efflux RND transporter periplasmic adaptor subunit, translating into MEQLYAENGVPVKTRIIRETDFSSEAAFHAVLTGIRESSAYAMVSDKIDHIDYQVGDFVEKDDIVMAFPTDNPSAQYYQAQVAFENAKATFDRMRSYYDTGGLSRQDYENAEAAYRVAEANWDAVRQSVMVKAPISGVLTRINARQSENVHEDDELFAVSQIDRLKARIWVSDKQIMDVKVGQRATARWDGVMLEGSVVQVDMSMNRDRQAFGVVIEFDNPDRSVRCGVTATISIEIYRNPAAVTIERKNIISDRDSRYVFVADSGVARRRPVVLGHAGELEVEILSGLSVGDELITEGQMHLEDGMKIRLISLDGTSTSNRP; encoded by the coding sequence ATGGAGCAGCTCTACGCCGAGAACGGTGTGCCCGTCAAGACACGGATCATCCGGGAAACCGACTTCTCAAGCGAGGCCGCCTTTCACGCCGTATTGACGGGAATCAGAGAGTCGTCGGCATATGCCATGGTGTCCGATAAGATCGACCACATTGACTACCAAGTCGGAGATTTCGTTGAAAAGGATGACATCGTGATGGCCTTCCCCACCGACAATCCGTCGGCGCAGTACTATCAGGCCCAAGTCGCGTTTGAGAATGCCAAAGCGACATTTGACCGTATGCGAAGCTATTACGATACCGGCGGACTCTCCCGGCAGGATTACGAGAACGCCGAGGCGGCGTACAGAGTGGCCGAAGCCAACTGGGACGCGGTCCGGCAGTCGGTGATGGTGAAAGCGCCAATCAGTGGTGTCCTGACCAGGATCAACGCGCGGCAGTCGGAGAACGTGCACGAGGACGACGAACTCTTCGCGGTTTCCCAGATTGATCGCCTGAAGGCTCGTATCTGGGTTTCGGACAAGCAGATAATGGACGTCAAGGTCGGCCAGAGAGCCACCGCCCGGTGGGATGGCGTGATGCTCGAGGGTTCGGTGGTCCAGGTGGACATGTCGATGAACAGGGACCGGCAGGCCTTTGGTGTCGTCATCGAATTCGACAACCCGGACAGGTCGGTGCGGTGCGGCGTGACAGCCACTATCAGTATTGAAATTTACCGTAACCCGGCGGCGGTGACCATCGAGCGCAAGAACATCATATCCGACCGTGACTCCCGCTACGTCTTTGTGGCCGACAGCGGTGTGGCCCGCCGCCGGCCTGTTGTTCTCGGCCATGCCGGTGAACTCGAAGTGGAGATCCTTTCCGGTTTGTCGGTCGGCGATGAGCTGATCACGGAGGGACAGATGCACCTTGAAGATGGGATGAAAATAAGGCTGATCTCGTTGGACGGGACGTCAACATCGAATCGACCATGA